The proteins below come from a single Methyloprofundus sedimenti genomic window:
- a CDS encoding REP-associated tyrosine transposase, with protein sequence MSNYRRADTPGACYFFTVVTFRRRNILTDEGFRVWLRNALSNTRKRYPFTIDAWILLPDHLHCIWTLPENDNDFSVRWNGIKRQFTKSAKDSLHKPEWVNASKQKHREGTIWQRRFWEHQIRDDNDYQRHMNYIHYNPVKHGLVKAVSEWPYSTFHRYVNQGIYPANWGSNNLIQDDDMEYGE encoded by the coding sequence ATGTCGAATTACCGTCGTGCGGATACACCCGGGGCTTGCTATTTCTTTACTGTGGTGACATTTCGACGACGGAATATTTTAACCGATGAGGGTTTTCGTGTCTGGTTACGCAATGCGCTAAGCAATACACGAAAACGCTATCCTTTTACAATTGACGCCTGGATATTGTTGCCCGATCATCTTCATTGTATTTGGACCTTGCCGGAAAATGATAACGATTTTTCGGTACGCTGGAATGGCATCAAAAGGCAATTTACAAAGTCTGCAAAGGATAGCTTACACAAACCTGAATGGGTGAATGCCTCGAAACAAAAACATCGGGAAGGCACCATTTGGCAAAGACGTTTTTGGGAGCATCAAATCCGTGATGATAATGATTACCAGCGACATATGAATTATATTCATTACAATCCGGTTAAGCACGGACTGGTAAAAGCTGTGAGTGAATGGCCATATTCGACATTTCATCGCTATGTCAATCAGGGAATATACCCGGCGAATTGGGGTAGCAACAATTTAATTCAAGACGATGATATGGAATATGGTGAGTAG